The following proteins are co-located in the Lentibacillus sp. JNUCC-1 genome:
- a CDS encoding dihydrolipoamide acetyltransferase family protein encodes MIYSFKLPDSGEGIHESEIVTWDVKPGDNIEEDDTLVEIQSDKAVVALPSPVSGVVKKLLFEEGDVPKVGESIVEIEISDDEAKKVDSDDGAADSGEEEITREKGTDTVAISNEENSHLNPSEAPNQPANQQPAGKKHDSDVDIRMIAIPAVRKYAREKDVDITQVPATGKNDRVTREDIDRYLASGGEAAQAQSSQPAQAKQAEQPAKEASANESETRVKMTSTRRAIAKAMANSKQTSPHVTVLDRANVSKLVEHRDRFKVIAKERGIKLTYTAYFVKALTAVLARHPELNASLDEEAGEIVYKNYINVGIATDTDKGLFVPVIKETDRKSLFQVAQDLSENTEKAMNGTLSSADMKNSSMTITNVGSLATSGVWSTPIINQPEVAILGMARIEDEVIPDENKQPIVAPMLKLSFGFDHRIIDGGTAQRAINDLKEYLEDPDLLFVEG; translated from the coding sequence ATGATTTATTCATTTAAATTACCCGACAGTGGCGAGGGAATTCATGAAAGTGAAATCGTCACTTGGGATGTCAAACCAGGCGACAACATTGAAGAAGACGATACACTTGTAGAAATCCAAAGTGACAAAGCTGTCGTTGCACTTCCTTCACCAGTATCTGGTGTTGTTAAAAAACTTTTATTTGAAGAAGGCGACGTACCTAAAGTCGGCGAATCAATTGTTGAAATAGAGATTTCCGATGACGAAGCTAAAAAAGTCGATTCTGATGACGGTGCTGCAGATAGCGGTGAAGAAGAAATCACTCGCGAAAAAGGTACAGATACCGTAGCAATCAGCAATGAAGAAAACAGTCATCTAAATCCATCTGAAGCTCCTAATCAGCCAGCCAATCAACAGCCGGCAGGTAAAAAACATGACTCAGATGTTGATATTAGAATGATTGCAATCCCTGCTGTACGTAAATATGCAAGGGAAAAAGATGTCGATATCACTCAAGTTCCTGCTACAGGTAAAAATGACCGAGTAACCAGAGAAGATATTGATCGCTATCTAGCTTCAGGCGGCGAGGCTGCACAAGCTCAAAGCTCACAACCAGCACAAGCCAAACAAGCTGAACAACCAGCCAAAGAAGCATCTGCTAACGAATCAGAAACTCGTGTTAAAATGACGTCTACTCGTCGCGCCATTGCAAAAGCCATGGCCAACAGTAAGCAAACATCACCACACGTTACTGTTCTTGACCGTGCTAATGTTTCTAAATTGGTAGAACATCGTGACAGATTCAAAGTCATTGCCAAAGAACGCGGCATTAAATTAACTTATACAGCTTACTTTGTTAAAGCACTTACTGCTGTCTTGGCTCGTCACCCAGAGCTAAACGCTTCACTAGATGAAGAAGCTGGAGAAATTGTTTATAAAAACTATATCAACGTCGGTATTGCAACAGATACAGACAAAGGCCTATTCGTTCCGGTTATAAAAGAAACAGACCGCAAGAGCCTATTCCAAGTAGCTCAGGATCTTTCTGAGAATACAGAAAAAGCTATGAACGGTACATTGTCAAGTGCTGATATGAAAAATAGTTCCATGACAATTACAAACGTTGGCTCACTTGCAACCAGTGGTGTTTGGTCAACTCCAATCATCAATCAGCCTGAAGTAGCTATTTTGGGCATGGCAAGAATTGAAGATGAAGTTATTCCAGATGAAAACAAACAACCTATTGTTGCTCCAATGCTGAAATTATCCTTTGGATTTGATCACCGTATTATTGACGGCGGTACAGCACAAAGAGCTATAAACGACTTAAAAGAGTATCTAGAAGATCCAGATTTACTTTTTGTAGAAGGGTAG
- a CDS encoding alpha-ketoacid dehydrogenase subunit beta, which produces MSEKTIVQGVSEALDYKLTQDENVLLYGEDIGPNGGVFRVTSGLQDKHGVDRVFDTPLAESGILGMSIGLATEGFRPVPEIQFSGFILEAMSPLIAQLSRMRYRMANTRNMPITIRAPYGGGVHTPELHSDSLEGLMAQVPGIRVVIPSNPYDAKGLLISSIESEDPVIFLEHLKLYRSIKQEVPDEDYRVPLDKAAIAREGSDVTVIGYGLMIPEALKAAKELENDISVEVVDLRTVSPIDMETILESVKKTGRVVVTQEAQRQAGTAGQIMSEISERAFMYMEAPITRVTGPDSVFPFGAAEADWIPNSTNIIEKVKEVYDF; this is translated from the coding sequence ATGAGTGAAAAAACAATCGTTCAAGGGGTTAGTGAAGCTCTCGATTATAAATTGACTCAAGATGAAAATGTTTTACTTTATGGTGAAGATATTGGACCAAATGGCGGTGTTTTCCGTGTCACTTCTGGTCTACAGGACAAGCATGGTGTAGATCGCGTTTTTGATACACCATTGGCTGAATCCGGAATTTTAGGCATGTCAATCGGGCTTGCTACAGAGGGTTTTAGACCTGTACCTGAAATTCAATTCTCAGGCTTCATCCTTGAAGCAATGTCACCTCTTATCGCTCAGCTTTCTCGGATGCGCTACCGTATGGCCAATACAAGGAATATGCCTATCACAATCAGAGCACCTTATGGTGGCGGTGTCCACACACCAGAACTTCACTCTGACAGTTTAGAAGGCCTAATGGCTCAGGTGCCTGGTATACGTGTTGTTATTCCAAGTAACCCATACGATGCTAAAGGCTTACTGATTTCTTCCATTGAAAGTGAAGATCCGGTTATCTTCCTTGAACACTTGAAACTTTATCGTTCAATCAAACAAGAAGTTCCTGATGAAGACTACCGTGTACCACTTGATAAAGCAGCTATTGCCCGCGAAGGTTCTGACGTAACTGTCATTGGTTATGGTCTGATGATTCCTGAAGCACTTAAAGCTGCTAAGGAATTAGAAAATGACATTTCTGTAGAAGTTGTCGATTTGAGAACTGTTTCTCCAATTGATATGGAAACGATCCTTGAATCTGTTAAGAAAACAGGCCGTGTTGTTGTAACACAGGAAGCTCAGCGTCAAGCAGGTACAGCTGGACAGATCATGTCTGAAATAAGTGAACGAGCTTTCATGTACATGGAAGCACCTATTACAAGAGTAACAGGTCCAGACTCTGTATTTCCATTTGGTGCTGCAGAAGCAGATTGGATTCCAAACTCAACTAATATTATCGAGAAAGTCAAAGAAGTATACGACTTTTAA
- the buk gene encoding butyrate kinase, whose amino-acid sequence MADRVLSINPGATSTKIGYFEDDVLKLKKEFTYSYDDVQKYDTIMDQKEFRFNDIADWLKSNGIEKGSLDAAVGRGGLLPPVNAGAYIVNDEIIDCLTHRPVLEHASNLGASLARQIADEFGTPDCEAFIYDPVTADQMDDVARISGVAEIERKSIGHVLNMRAVCMKIAEEELQKPYEESNLIVAHVGGGSSASVHKQGRMIDLISDDEGLFSTERSGGLPIKEVIPMCYEHTQKEMTDLTRKQAGLVSYFGTNDARTVEEKAENGDEQAQLVLEAMAYQIAKTIGELATVLKGNVDGIIFTGGLAHSDLITRMVKERTSFLAPVYFVPGEAELLALAKGARRVITGQEEANIFHEASIESAHN is encoded by the coding sequence ATGGCAGATCGTGTTTTATCCATAAACCCCGGTGCAACATCTACCAAAATAGGCTATTTTGAAGATGATGTGCTAAAATTAAAAAAAGAATTCACTTATTCTTATGATGATGTACAAAAGTATGACACCATCATGGATCAAAAGGAGTTCCGTTTTAACGACATTGCTGACTGGTTAAAAAGCAATGGCATAGAAAAAGGTTCTCTCGATGCTGCTGTTGGTCGTGGAGGATTACTCCCTCCCGTCAATGCCGGCGCTTATATAGTCAACGATGAAATTATTGATTGCCTGACCCATCGTCCAGTTTTGGAACATGCTTCTAATTTGGGTGCCAGTTTGGCAAGACAAATTGCCGACGAATTTGGCACACCTGACTGTGAGGCATTCATCTATGATCCTGTAACAGCAGATCAAATGGATGATGTTGCACGAATCTCCGGTGTCGCTGAAATTGAACGTAAAAGTATTGGTCATGTGTTAAACATGCGTGCAGTCTGCATGAAAATTGCAGAAGAAGAACTGCAAAAACCCTACGAAGAATCTAACTTAATTGTTGCCCACGTAGGCGGCGGCAGCTCAGCCAGCGTTCATAAACAAGGCAGAATGATTGACTTAATTTCAGACGATGAAGGCTTGTTCTCAACAGAGCGTTCAGGCGGACTTCCAATTAAAGAAGTTATTCCAATGTGTTATGAACATACCCAAAAGGAAATGACAGATCTAACACGTAAGCAAGCTGGTCTTGTTTCTTATTTTGGGACGAATGATGCCAGAACTGTTGAAGAAAAAGCTGAAAATGGTGATGAACAAGCACAACTTGTCCTTGAAGCCATGGCTTATCAAATTGCCAAAACAATCGGCGAACTCGCAACAGTTCTAAAAGGAAACGTTGATGGTATCATATTCACAGGAGGATTAGCTCATTCTGATTTAATCACTCGTATGGTTAAAGAAAGAACTTCCTTCCTCGCGCCTGTATATTTCGTTCCTGGGGAAGCAGAATTGCTTGCTTTAGCCAAAGGAGCACGTCGTGTTATTACTGGCCAAGAAGAAGCAAATATTTTTCATGAAGCAAGTATAGAATCAGCCCACAACTAA
- the pdhA gene encoding pyruvate dehydrogenase (acetyl-transferring) E1 component subunit alpha — MSKKNAKTIDLDSLVKGYEDAFPFYQVLAPTGEVVNSDLEPNLSDEELTELMRRLVWARTYDKRVTLLNRQGALGNYAPGGGQEASQVATQFALEDGDFFAGTYRDLVPLIFHGLPLEKAFLWYKGHMKGNEFPEELQAYAPQVIVGGHITHAMGVAFGMKKRQKNNVVMSLSGDGATSQGDFYEGINFAGAYNVPYIPIIQNNGYGISVPVDEQTNAKTLAQKAVAAGIPGIQVDGMDPLAMYSAVKVARDHALAGKGPVLIEALTYRFGPHTMSDDPTRYRKDEELEEWEQKDPLVRMNKYLEAKGLWSEEQGEEVDEACKQEIKQAVAAVGQADKQKVSDFLKNMYDVSPQNIQEQIAEYEEKEMNEDE, encoded by the coding sequence ATGTCTAAGAAAAATGCAAAGACTATTGATTTAGACAGCCTTGTAAAAGGATATGAAGATGCTTTTCCTTTTTATCAAGTACTCGCCCCTACAGGCGAAGTTGTAAACTCCGATTTAGAACCAAATTTAAGTGACGAGGAATTAACTGAACTAATGAGAAGATTAGTTTGGGCTCGCACGTATGATAAACGCGTAACATTACTTAACCGTCAAGGCGCCCTAGGTAACTATGCTCCAGGCGGTGGACAAGAAGCCAGCCAAGTTGCAACTCAATTTGCATTAGAAGATGGCGACTTTTTCGCAGGTACTTATCGCGACTTAGTTCCACTTATTTTCCATGGTCTGCCTTTGGAAAAAGCATTCCTTTGGTATAAAGGTCATATGAAAGGTAACGAATTCCCTGAAGAACTTCAGGCTTATGCACCCCAAGTTATCGTCGGCGGTCACATCACACACGCCATGGGTGTTGCATTCGGAATGAAAAAACGTCAGAAAAATAATGTTGTTATGTCACTCAGCGGAGATGGCGCTACATCTCAAGGTGACTTCTATGAAGGCATCAACTTTGCCGGTGCATACAACGTACCATACATCCCAATTATTCAAAACAACGGATATGGTATCTCAGTTCCAGTTGATGAACAGACAAATGCTAAAACACTTGCTCAAAAAGCAGTAGCAGCTGGTATTCCTGGTATCCAAGTTGATGGAATGGATCCGCTCGCAATGTATTCAGCAGTGAAAGTTGCCCGTGATCATGCTCTAGCCGGCAAAGGCCCTGTTCTTATCGAAGCATTGACTTATCGTTTCGGTCCACACACTATGTCTGATGACCCTACTCGCTATCGTAAAGATGAAGAATTAGAAGAATGGGAACAAAAAGATCCACTTGTTCGCATGAATAAATATCTTGAAGCCAAGGGACTTTGGAGCGAAGAACAAGGTGAAGAAGTCGACGAAGCATGTAAACAGGAAATCAAACAAGCAGTTGCTGCAGTTGGGCAAGCTGACAAACAAAAAGTCTCAGACTTCTTGAAAAACATGTACGATGTTTCTCCTCAAAATATTCAAGAACAAATTGCTGAATACGAAGAAAAGGAGATGAATGAAGATGAGTGA
- a CDS encoding IS3 family transposase (programmed frameshift), translated as MTNNGIRYSEERKAAIVKRMMPPQNESVKALSEEVGISDATLYKWRKEARESGAATPGNGQNSDRWCSEDKFLIVMETYAMNEEEIAEYCRKKGLYREQINAWQQVCLQANGNAFNQAKALTGQLKEEKQRSKTLEKDLQKKEKALAEAAALLLLRKKAERFGGPRGRMIGPPDRARAVELIQEANRNGARLSKACEELHIHVRTYQRWVSEGDVKVDQRPHAKRPTPKNKLSEEERAEILEVVNREEYADLPPTQIVPQLADQEKYIASESTFYRVLREEEMQNHRGRSQKPKRRVPESHLATAPNQVWTWDITWLGGPVKGLFYRLYLILDLFSRKAVGWEVWESEEAQYAEKLVKKAVLKEGIKGSPLVLHSDNGSPMKAATFLGLLETLGIQSSFSRPRVSNDNPFSEAMFRTLKYRPEFPHKGFASLEDARKWAGQFIKWYNEVHLHSGLNFVTPAQCHSGEFKDILAKRHDVYEQAKQHHPERWGARNTRDWSPHEEVALNPMREETLLAIGD; from the exons ATGACAAATAATGGGATACGTTATTCAGAAGAACGAAAGGCTGCGATAGTGAAGCGGATGATGCCACCACAAAATGAATCCGTAAAGGCATTAAGTGAGGAAGTAGGTATTTCCGACGCAACGTTGTATAAATGGCGGAAAGAGGCCAGGGAGTCAGGTGCGGCAACACCTGGAAACGGACAAAACAGCGACCGTTGGTGCAGTGAAGATAAGTTTTTGATTGTTATGGAAACATATGCCATGAATGAGGAGGAGATAGCGGAGTATTGCCGCAAGAAAGGCTTGTACCGTGAACAGATTAATGCTTGGCAACAAGTTTGCCTTCAGGCAAACGGCAATGCTTTTAACCAAGCCAAAGCGTTAACTGGACAACTAAAAGAGGAAAAACAGCGATCCAAAACATTGGAAAAGGATCTTCAAAAAAAGGAGAAGGCGCTGGCAGAAGCTGCCGCATTGTTACTCCTAAGAAAAAAGGCC GAGCGATTTGGGGGACCAAGAGGACGAATGATAGGCCCACCAGATCGCGCACGTGCCGTGGAATTGATTCAAGAAGCTAATCGAAATGGCGCACGTCTTTCAAAGGCATGTGAAGAATTGCATATTCATGTGCGGACCTATCAGCGGTGGGTGTCTGAAGGCGATGTCAAAGTCGATCAACGCCCGCATGCCAAACGGCCCACGCCTAAAAATAAACTATCGGAAGAAGAAAGGGCAGAAATTTTAGAAGTTGTGAACCGAGAAGAATATGCCGATTTACCTCCTACTCAGATTGTGCCGCAACTGGCCGATCAGGAGAAGTATATCGCATCTGAATCGACCTTCTATCGCGTACTGCGTGAAGAAGAAATGCAGAATCATCGTGGCCGCAGTCAGAAGCCCAAAAGACGGGTTCCTGAAAGCCATCTAGCAACTGCGCCGAACCAAGTTTGGACATGGGATATCACATGGCTTGGGGGGCCTGTGAAAGGACTGTTCTACCGACTGTATTTGATTCTTGACCTGTTCAGTCGCAAAGCTGTGGGTTGGGAAGTATGGGAATCAGAGGAGGCCCAATACGCTGAGAAACTCGTAAAGAAAGCTGTGCTTAAAGAGGGGATAAAAGGCAGCCCTTTGGTACTACACTCTGATAATGGCAGCCCTATGAAGGCCGCGACATTCCTTGGGTTACTTGAGACCTTGGGCATTCAAAGCTCGTTCTCTAGGCCGCGCGTAAGCAATGACAATCCATTTTCGGAGGCAATGTTCCGCACACTTAAGTACCGTCCTGAGTTCCCTCATAAAGGGTTTGCTTCCTTGGAGGATGCGAGAAAGTGGGCAGGACAGTTTATTAAGTGGTACAACGAGGTTCATTTACACAGCGGTTTAAATTTCGTGACCCCTGCACAATGCCATAGTGGAGAATTTAAAGATATATTGGCAAAAAGGCATGACGTATATGAACAAGCAAAGCAACATCATCCAGAACGCTGGGGCGCAAGAAACACAAGGGATTGGTCACCTCATGAAGAGGTTGCATTGAATCCTATGCGTGAAGAGACTTTATTGGCTATAGGAGATTAA
- a CDS encoding phosphate acyltransferase, which translates to MLHDFEELEQKIANIEEPKKVAVVKAANNHALESIFELADQGIVIPYLIDSQSELETLISKLGIQNTNYHIINEETDEDAAFKGVELVRNNQVDFIMKGDIPTGKLLKQVVNRETGIRDKDVLSHMALIDVPAYDKLLGVTDGGMLLTPDVDQKEALIYNALDVMKALDYDNPKFAVLSAAEAVQPKLPASTDAVELTKRFESNSECTVEGPISLDLAINASIAEEKGYQGKIQGDADVLVAAEVVGGNTLSKSMLLLANAYMAGVILGAQVPIVLTSRSSSSAEKRYSLLLALQVSHAKEVKGE; encoded by the coding sequence ATGTTACACGATTTTGAGGAATTAGAACAAAAGATTGCAAACATCGAAGAACCCAAGAAAGTCGCTGTTGTCAAAGCAGCCAATAATCATGCTTTAGAAAGTATTTTTGAATTGGCCGACCAAGGAATTGTCATTCCTTATCTGATCGACAGTCAATCAGAACTGGAAACATTAATTAGCAAATTGGGAATTCAAAACACTAATTATCACATCATTAATGAAGAAACTGATGAAGATGCTGCTTTTAAAGGCGTCGAACTCGTTAGAAATAATCAAGTCGATTTTATTATGAAAGGCGATATCCCCACTGGGAAATTGCTAAAACAGGTCGTCAACCGTGAAACAGGTATCCGAGACAAGGATGTTCTATCACATATGGCCCTCATTGACGTCCCTGCATATGATAAGTTGCTTGGTGTAACTGACGGCGGTATGCTTCTAACACCAGATGTCGATCAAAAAGAGGCACTGATTTACAATGCACTTGATGTGATGAAAGCTCTTGATTATGATAATCCAAAATTCGCTGTTCTATCAGCTGCAGAAGCAGTTCAACCTAAGCTGCCTGCTTCAACTGATGCAGTTGAATTAACAAAACGATTTGAATCAAACAGTGAATGCACTGTAGAAGGTCCGATTTCCCTTGACTTAGCTATTAATGCTTCCATCGCAGAAGAAAAAGGATACCAAGGTAAAATTCAAGGAGATGCCGATGTCTTAGTTGCAGCTGAGGTCGTTGGCGGAAACACACTTTCAAAAAGCATGTTGCTACTGGCTAATGCTTATATGGCAGGGGTTATTCTAGGTGCTCAAGTACCGATAGTTCTTACTTCAAGAAGTTCTTCCTCAGCCGAGAAAAGATATTCTCTTTTACTCGCATTACAAGTCAGTCACGCCAAAGAAGTGAAAGGAGAATAA
- a CDS encoding PTS transporter subunit IIC: MGEQTVTPKKFTMNVLNGVAIGTVLALIPGALLGELFKALLPFFPQGQFVLDVTTMSNSLLGLVVGVVIGYQFKFTPIQSASLGLAVMVGGGAVDFTGEALTMSGTGDVINMVFTGAIGAGIILLLGSRLKSYSIILIPPILLIVGGGLGYAILPLVGEITTVIGHFVSQLLTLQPVIMSILIAVLFSILITTPITTVGIALAVSLAGIGSGAGNLGVVAAGFGLAIAGWKVNSVGTSLAHFIGSPKMSMPNVFAKPKILLPVICNAACLGVLAALLNIQGTPQSAGFGFSGLVGPVNHLNLADGGWSAGNILITILVFVVAPIVLGFFFNYLFTKVWPIIKPEDYKLDVE, encoded by the coding sequence ATGGGCGAACAAACTGTAACACCTAAGAAATTTACAATGAATGTATTAAATGGCGTTGCTATTGGTACCGTTTTAGCATTAATACCAGGTGCATTATTAGGAGAGTTATTTAAAGCTTTACTGCCCTTTTTCCCTCAAGGTCAATTTGTGTTAGATGTTACTACAATGTCTAATTCACTTTTAGGTCTTGTCGTAGGTGTTGTCATAGGGTATCAATTCAAATTCACACCAATACAATCAGCCTCACTCGGACTTGCAGTAATGGTCGGCGGTGGTGCTGTTGACTTTACCGGAGAAGCATTGACCATGTCCGGCACAGGAGATGTTATTAACATGGTCTTTACTGGTGCAATTGGTGCTGGCATTATTCTTTTACTTGGTTCACGTTTAAAAAGCTATAGCATTATCTTAATTCCACCCATTCTTTTGATTGTTGGTGGCGGTTTAGGCTATGCTATTTTGCCATTAGTAGGTGAAATTACAACCGTTATTGGTCATTTTGTATCACAATTGCTTACATTGCAGCCGGTTATCATGAGTATACTAATAGCTGTACTGTTTTCTATCCTTATCACGACGCCGATTACCACAGTTGGAATTGCTTTGGCTGTTTCGCTGGCAGGTATTGGATCCGGTGCTGGAAACCTCGGTGTTGTTGCTGCAGGATTTGGGCTCGCTATCGCTGGTTGGAAAGTAAACTCAGTAGGAACATCACTCGCTCACTTTATTGGTTCACCAAAAATGTCCATGCCTAACGTTTTTGCCAAACCGAAAATTTTGTTGCCCGTCATTTGTAATGCAGCATGTCTCGGTGTCTTGGCAGCACTTCTAAACATTCAGGGCACTCCTCAGAGTGCAGGCTTTGGATTTAGTGGATTAGTTGGACCTGTTAACCATCTTAACTTAGCAGACGGTGGCTGGTCAGCTGGAAATATCTTAATTACCATCTTAGTATTTGTGGTCGCACCTATTGTTTTAGGTTTCTTTTTCAACTACTTGTTCACTAAAGTATGGCCAATTATTAAACCGGAAGATTATAAACTCGATGTAGAATAA
- the lpdA gene encoding dihydrolipoyl dehydrogenase, with protein sequence MVVGDFAEELETVVVGSGPGGYVAAIRAAQLGQNVTIIEKDNIGGVCLNVGCIPSKALINASHQYQSALDSQILGIHSKETTINFEETQDWKDNQVVSTLTNGIEMLLKKNKVNIIKGEAYFIDGQTLRVVYDDESGQTYNFKNAIIATGSRPIELKDFKFDKRVIDSTGALNLKEIPKKLTVIGGGYIGMELAGVYANFGTEVTILEGTKQILPGFEKDMAKLVEDNFKSKNVTIVTEAMAKSVKQTEKQATVTYEVNGKEETVDSDYVLVSVGRKPNTDDLGLELAGIKTTEKGLIEVDEQGRSNKKHIFAIGDVVPGAALAHKASYEAKVAAEAANGSKGAAVDYLSMPAVCFTDPELATVGYTKKEAKDLGYNVKDSKFPLSGNGRALSLNKTEGFVRLVTEKDSGALLGAQVAGVSASDIIAELGLAIENGLTAEDITLTVHSHPSMGESVMDAAELALGMPIHI encoded by the coding sequence ATGGTCGTAGGAGATTTTGCTGAAGAACTGGAAACGGTGGTGGTTGGTTCTGGTCCGGGAGGCTATGTTGCAGCTATTAGAGCTGCACAGCTCGGCCAAAACGTAACCATTATCGAAAAAGATAATATTGGCGGCGTATGTCTTAATGTGGGATGTATTCCTTCAAAAGCATTAATCAATGCAAGCCATCAATATCAGTCAGCGCTTGATTCTCAAATATTAGGGATTCATTCTAAAGAAACAACCATTAACTTTGAAGAAACACAGGATTGGAAAGATAATCAAGTCGTTTCTACTTTGACAAACGGTATTGAAATGTTACTTAAGAAAAACAAAGTCAATATTATCAAAGGTGAAGCGTACTTTATCGACGGACAGACACTCCGTGTTGTCTATGACGATGAATCCGGTCAAACGTATAATTTTAAAAATGCAATTATCGCAACCGGCAGTCGTCCTATAGAACTTAAAGACTTTAAATTCGACAAACGTGTCATCGATTCAACCGGTGCACTGAATTTGAAAGAAATCCCTAAGAAATTAACCGTTATCGGCGGCGGCTATATTGGTATGGAGCTTGCCGGTGTCTATGCTAACTTCGGTACAGAAGTGACTATCTTAGAAGGCACTAAACAAATTCTGCCAGGCTTTGAAAAAGACATGGCTAAATTAGTTGAAGATAACTTTAAATCTAAAAACGTTACAATTGTGACCGAAGCAATGGCAAAATCTGTTAAACAAACTGAAAAACAAGCAACTGTCACGTATGAAGTAAACGGTAAAGAAGAAACAGTAGATTCAGATTATGTACTGGTCTCTGTTGGACGTAAACCTAATACAGACGATCTTGGTCTGGAACTTGCAGGTATCAAAACAACTGAAAAAGGTCTCATCGAAGTTGATGAACAAGGCCGCTCCAATAAGAAGCATATTTTTGCTATCGGAGACGTTGTTCCAGGTGCAGCACTTGCTCATAAAGCAAGCTATGAAGCTAAAGTAGCAGCTGAAGCTGCTAATGGCAGCAAAGGTGCAGCAGTTGATTACCTATCAATGCCAGCAGTATGCTTTACAGATCCTGAATTAGCTACAGTTGGCTATACGAAAAAAGAAGCAAAAGACTTAGGCTATAACGTTAAAGACAGTAAATTCCCACTTTCAGGCAATGGAAGAGCCCTTTCTTTAAATAAAACAGAAGGTTTTGTAAGGCTCGTTACTGAAAAAGACAGTGGTGCACTGCTAGGTGCACAAGTTGCCGGTGTAAGTGCTAGTGATATCATCGCTGAGCTTGGTTTGGCTATTGAAAATGGCTTGACAGCTGAAGACATTACACTGACAGTCCATAGCCATCCTTCAATGGGTGAAAGTGTCATGGATGCAGCTGAGCTTGCTCTAGGAATGCCAATTCACATTTAA
- a CDS encoding restriction endonuclease subunit S, with protein sequence MKFKEAKLLHATTMLTNTDMKSPTFINEVRRNTEGSVREYLFYDSFKNVKFPYITNKNEQVKIGIFLKQMDDAIMYRQRELDTLKQTKQGFLQKMFPKEGESVPEIRFPGFSKSWEQHKFQDDIISIQTGTNLLGNEINSGVPLIKMGNIQRGYISFDKLEYLDTNEVITKENLIYNGDFFFNTRNTLELVGKGATWFLEDEKYAFNSNIARCTLKNIDTYFFNYLYNTEDLIRQVKARAVGTTSVAAIYSRDLKSIKYMIPDIKEQTKIGNFFKQLDDTIAFHQQELETLKQTKKAFLQKMFV encoded by the coding sequence GTGAAATTTAAAGAAGCTAAACTGCTTCATGCGACAACTATGTTGACAAACACCGATATGAAATCGCCAACTTTTATTAACGAAGTAAGAAGAAATACCGAAGGAAGTGTAAGGGAATATCTGTTTTATGATAGCTTTAAAAACGTCAAGTTTCCTTATATAACTAACAAAAATGAACAAGTTAAAATAGGTATCTTCCTTAAACAAATGGATGACGCTATTATGTATCGACAACGAGAACTAGATACTCTCAAGCAAACAAAACAGGGATTCTTGCAAAAAATGTTTCCAAAAGAAGGAGAGTCTGTGCCGGAGATTCGGTTTCCAGGGTTTAGCAAATCTTGGGAACAACATAAATTTCAAGATGACATTATATCAATTCAAACAGGTACAAATTTACTAGGTAATGAAATAAATAGCGGCGTTCCACTGATTAAAATGGGTAATATTCAAAGGGGATATATTTCTTTCGATAAATTAGAATACCTAGATACTAATGAAGTTATTACTAAAGAAAATCTTATTTATAATGGAGATTTTTTCTTTAATACAAGAAATACACTTGAATTAGTTGGGAAGGGTGCAACTTGGTTTCTAGAAGATGAAAAGTATGCGTTTAATAGCAACATTGCAAGATGCACTTTAAAGAATATAGATACATACTTCTTTAATTATCTATATAATACAGAAGATTTAATTAGACAGGTAAAAGCAAGAGCAGTAGGAACAACAAGTGTTGCAGCTATTTATTCCAGGGATTTAAAATCAATAAAGTATATGATTCCAGATATTAAAGAGCAAACCAAAATCGGAAACTTTTTCAAACAACTAGACGACACCATAGCCTTTCATCAACAAGAACTAGAAACCTTAAAACAAACCAAAAAAGCTTTCCTACAAAAAATGTTTGTCTAA